GTGGTGTTCCTCACCGTCAGATTGATCTCGCTACCCTTGATCAGGTGACCGCGGCCACGCAGAAACGAGCCTTCAATCACCACCGGCTCACGCGTCTGGACCGACACGGCAGGCACCGCCGGATCAAAGCTTTGCCAGTTGCCCCGGTACGTACCGCCCCGGGTAATCACCAGCGGCCCGGTGTACGCCGGCCCTTGCGACGGGTCATTTTCCGGCACGATGGTGCGAGAGTCTACCGTCGGCACGCAGGCGGTCAGCGCCAGCGTCAGGCCACCAAATACGAGCACGGCCCAGCGCCCGAAGCGGGCCGCCGGGCGGGGGGTTGTCTGTGTTGCCACACGAGTTGCTGTCATGGATGCTTTCACTCCGTCTCTGTGAGTCTTTGCCGGGCGGCCTCCGAAACCTGATGTTTCTGGTGGCGACAGTGTATCGACCGGTTGTGAGGACTCCCTAACGCCCGGCGGGTCACGCCTCACCCGCCTTTCTGGTCCCTCTCCGTCAGGGGGTTCCCACCCGTTGGGGGGCCTGCAACCAGGGCCAGCGGCGCATGTAGTCGGCAATCTTGGCATCACACAGATTGGGGGTGTGATTCCGGCGGTTGGGACGCAGGATGCCAGCGGCCAGGTCACTCAGGCCGTAGGGGGCGTACACCTCGCCCCGCGCGTCGATGCCCACGCTGGTGCATTCCACCAGAAACTGATCGATGCCCTCACGGACACTGGCCAGGGCCGGGCGCGCCTGACCGAATCTTCTGCTGAACCACAGGTGCACGCGGGCCTGGTTGCGGACCTCAACCGGCACCTCCAGATCCCTGAACAGGGCCTCGGCCCGACGGATCACGGCGTCCTCCGCCTGATAACTGGTATCGTCGTCCCAGTAGAACACGTCGTAGTCCCTGATCTGGGCCGTGGGCGGCTGTCCGCTCTGCACGTTCCAGACCGTGCCAAACAACGCGCCCGCCACCAGATGAGTTTGAGCCACCCCCAGATCCGGCAGGCGCTCCAGCAGGGCCGCATTGACCGGATTGTGGCGGACCAAACCCAGAAATTCGTCCGGAGTCATGCCGGCTGTGCCGCGCCCACCAGGGCAGGAAAATGCTCCGTGCAGGCCCAGTCCCGCTGCCAGCCCGGCCAGGAGTGGCCCAGCCGCAGGGGTGTCAACAGGTGGGCGGGCACCGCCAGCCCCCGCGCCCCGGCCACGGCCCCGACCACGCAGGCCACCGTGTCGCTGTCGTCGCCCAGCAGCACCGCCGGCTCCACACAGGCCTGCCACGTGCCGGCCCCCGCATGCTTCAGCGCGGCCTCCAGGGTGTCGAGCACGAACCCGCTCTGCGAGGTCAGCCCACCGCCCAGCCCCGAACGCACGCGGGCCCGGATCTCAGCCCTGGCCCCGCGCTCACGGTCCCGGAAGGCCGCGTGGGCGCCCTGCGTTTTAACTCCAAAGATTCCAGCGTCCAGCAGGACAGTGCGGGCATCGAAGTCGTCGGTCACGGCCAGCGCCTCGGAGGCGGCCCCGACGTAAGGTTGCCCCCCGGCCAACGCCTCCAGAAACGCCGTCAGAAATACCGAGGCGTACACGCAGCGGGGGTCAGGGTGGGTCAGGGCCGTCACGGCAGCAGCTTCGCAGGCCAGCGCCGTCCCCCGAAAACCGGCGATCCAGACGGCGGCAATTCGCATCAGCCCGCCGTTGCCAGCACCCTCAAAGCCGCTGGCCTGCCAGGCACGTGCCCCGCCGTCGAGTGAGGCGACGCGCAGGGCCGCACCGGTCAGTCCTCCCACGTCGGGTGGTCCGGCTGCCAGCCACTCGCTCAGGGCGTGCACCACCCCCGTCAGCCCATCGCGGCGCGCGTAGCCCAGCAGGGTCGCCACCACCATCTGGGTATCGTCGGTGGCCTCACCGGGGGCAAAGCCGAAGACGCTGCCGGACTGGTACTGCGTGACGCTCTCGCCGTAGCGGGCCGCGATGGCTTGGGGCGTCTTGAATTCGGTGGCGGCCCCCAGCGCGTCCGCCGCGGCCAGCGACAGCAGCATTGCGGTTCCGGTTGTCATGGCGACATTGTGGCATGTGGTCCTGGAACGTGTGGGCCTGTATGCCGCCGCACCCCGCCCGTCGGGGGCATCCGGGTGAGGTTCCTTTTCGGCGCTGAAACGCACTACACTGGGTCTACTTTATGGTGCGCGGCGACCTCGCAGTCTTTCCCTTTCTTTCCGTCATGCAGATGCTGCTGGGCAGTGGCCGTGACGGGCTGCTCAGCGTGGACCACGTGCGCGGCGGACAGCTGTGGCTGGAGCGCGGGGAGATCATTCACGCCCGCTGCGGCGAGCTGACGGGCGACGGCGCCCTGCAGGTGCTGGCCAGCCTGAGCGGCGGCACCTTCGTCTTCGAACCGGACGTCCATGCCCCGGAACGTACCCTGCACCTGCACCGCGACTCGGCGCTGCGCCGGCTGTTCGAGGAAACCGACGCCTGGGAGCCGCTGCTCAGGGCCTTTCCCGACTGGCGGCGCCGGCTGCGCTTCACTGCCCGCTGGACCGAGGCCCAGCCTGTATCACAGTTGCAGTACCGCGCCCTGAAGCTTGTGTCGCAGGAACTTGACATCCGCAGCATCCTCGAGCGCAGCGGCGAGGCGCCCCGTTCCGTTCTGGACACGCTGCGTCCCTTTGTGATGGCCGGCCTGATCGAAGAATTCTAGGCGGCCTGCCCGCAAAGTCGTTTGCCATTGGTTTGACGGGGCGAGCACACTCCAAACGGCATTGAAACCAGAGGGGGCACCAGAACCTACGATACTGGTGCCCCCCGCGCACGTTCGGCTCGGCAGCCGGTAGCAACCCATCCAGCTTTCAAAAGTCAGCACAGAACTGTGGCCCAGCCTGACCCCGTAGACTCAGCGCGGGAACACGCTGATCTGCAAAAACAGATAGGTGGCCGGAACGGCGAACAGCAGACTGTCAATGCGGTCCAGAAAGCCGCCGTGGCCAGGCAGGCTGGTGCCGCTGTCCTTGGTCTTCAGGGCGCGCTTGATCAGGCTCTCGGCAAGGTCGCCCAGCTGACTGGCGCTGGCCACCAGGATGGCGTACAGCAGGGATTCCAGCGGTGACCACAGGGTCAGGCTGGAAATCAGCAACACGATCAGGAAGCTGGCCAGCAGGCCGCCCACGGCCCCCTCCACCGTCTTGGCAGGGCTGACCTCTGGAGCCAGTTTGCGGCGCCCGAAGTAGTAGCCGCCAAAAAAGCCCCCGATGTCGGCAGCAAAGGTGGCCAGCAGCGGCAGCGCGAAGTACAGCAGGCCCGCCGAGGCGTCCGGACTGTAACGCAGCAGCAGGAAGTAGCCCAGCAGCCAGGGAATGTACAGCAGTCCGAACAGGCTGTACACGATCCGTTCCAGGGGACGCTCGCCGGGACGCACCACCTCCATGACCAGCAGGTAGGCCACCGCCACGGTCAGCACCACCTCGCGCCACGAGCCGCCGGGCCACGGGGTCTGCGGCCACATCGGCAGGCTGGCCACGATCAGGGCCGCGCCGAACACCCCCAGGCTGGCCCGCCGCACGTCGATATCGTTGCGGTCCAGCATGCGGATGTACTCGTACAGACCCATCACCGACAGGAACACCAGCGCCGGAAGCATGGCCCACCAGCCAATCCACACGATCAGGCTGACGATGGCAAACCCCACGACCGAGGTCAGCACGCGGGTGCTCAGGGTCTCCATGCTGCCTCCTGGTCGCCGCGCGCAGCACAACAGCACACCATGGAGAACGTGGACCGTGGTGGTCTGCCACGATCCACGTTCCACAGGGGAAGTTGCAGCGCGGGCCTCACCCGAGGATTTCCTGCTCCTTCTTGTGGAAGGTACTGTCCACGCGGGCGATGAATTCGTCGGTGATCTTCTGCACCTCGGCCTCACCGCGCTTGATGTCGTCGTCGCCGATGCCCTCAAGCTTCTTGACGTCGTCCAGCGAATGCTTGCGCAGGTTGCGGATGGCGATGCGGGCGTCCTCGGCGTAGGTCTTGGCGTTCTTGACCAGATCCTTGCGACGTTCCTCGGTCAGCACCGGCATGCTGAGGAAGATGGTGTCACCCTTGTTGTTGGGGTTCAGGCCCAGATCGCTGTCGCGGATGGCCTTTTCAATCGGGGCCAGGGCGCCGCGGTCCCACGGCGTGATCACCAGGGTCCGCGCGTCGGGGGTGCTGACGCTGGCAACCTGATCGATGGGCATGGACTGACCGTAGTAGTCCACCACGATGCGCTTGAGAATGCCGGGATTGGCGCGGCCTGTACGCAGCACGCTCAGGCTATTCTCCAGCGACTCGATGGCCTTGCCCATCTTCTCGCGGGTGCCGTCCTGAATGGATTTCATGTCGGACATGGAAAAACTCTCCTTTCTGAATACTCTGGAGGCGGATGAGTGACGGCTGAGTTTAGCGTGTCTGCGCCGGAAACGGGCCGGGCAGACCCCGCGTCCCCGGAGGCAACCCGCTCAACCCACGGTGACGGCGTTGGCGCCCTGCCCGGTGTGGATCAGGGTGCCTACCCGCTCGCCCTGGAACAGCCGCTCCAGGTTGCCCTGCTGGAACAGGTCGAAGACCACGATCGGCAGGCCCTTGTCCATACACAGCGTGATGGCGGTGGCGTCCATGACCTCCAGGCGGCGCTCGACCACCTCATGGTGCGTGAGGGTATCGAACCTGCTGGCGTCCGGGTTTTTCTGGGGATCGCTGTCGTACACACCGTCCACCTTGTTCTTGGCCATCAAGACCACGTCCGCGCCGATTTCCAGGGCGCGCAGGGTACTGGTGGTGTCGGTGGTGAAGAACGGGGCACCATTGCCGCCGCCAAAAATCACCACGCGGCCCTTTTCCAGGTGCCGCATGGCCCGGCGGCGGATGTACGGCTCGGCCACCGCCGCCATCGGAATGGCGCTCATGACGCGGGTGGGGCGTCCGGCGGTTTCCATCGCGTCCTGCAGGGCCATCGCGTTCATGACGGTGCCCAGCATCCCGATGTAGTCGGCGGTGGCCGGATCCATGCCCACGCCGTTGCGCGCCCCACGCCAGAAGTTGCCGCCGCCGATCACGATGGCCAGTTCGACCTCGCTGCCCTGCAGGGCGTCCACGATCAAACGCGCGAGGCGGGCGGTGGTGTCGGGGCTGATGCCAAAACCCTCCTCGCCGGCCAGAAATTCACCGGAGAGTTTGAGCAGAACGCGCTTGAACATAGAAAAACCACCTCGCTGGCAGGAATGACGGTGTGAAGAGGGTCCGGGCAGAGAAAAGCCCGGCAACCGATGGGGCCGCCGGGAAGGGAAAAGACGTGGCCCGAAAAAAGAGGCGGCCCGTTGCGCCGCCCCTGTTTTGAATTACGAGCCGATCTCGAAACGAACGAAGTTGCTGACGGTGGCGTCGCCCAGGTACTTGCCGACGGTCATGCTGTTGTCCTTGACGAACTTCTGCTCCGGCAGCACTTTTTCCTCGTAAAACTTGCTGATCTGGCCCGAGACAATCTTCTCGACGATCTGCTGGGGCTTGCCCTCGTTGAGCGCCTTGTTGGTCAGGATCTCGCGCTCCTTCTCAATATCGTCGCTGTTGACCTGCTCGCGCTTCAGGTACTGCGGGTTCTCGGCGGCCACGTGCAGGGCCACGTCCTTGGCCTGCGCTGCGTTGCCGCCTTCCAGGTCCACCAGCACACCGATCTTGCCGTTGCTGTGGACGTAGCCGGCGATCTGCTGGCCTTCCATGTAGGCCACGCGGTTCAGCACCAGGTTCTCACCGATGCGGCCCGCAGCGGCGGCCACCACGATGCCCACGGTTTCGCCGCTGTCCATCGTGAAGTTCTTCAGCGCCTCGACGTCGCTGGTCCTGGCCTTCAGGGCCGCCTGGGCCAGTTCCTCGACCAGCTTCTGGAAGTCGGCGTTGCGGGCCACGAAATCGGTCTCGCTGTTGACCTCAACCATTGCGGCGGCGCCGCCGTCCACGACGAAGCGCACCAGACCTTCACGGGCCTCGCGGTCAGACTTCTTGGCGGCCTTGACGATGCCACGCTCGCGCAGCAGCGCCACTGCCTTGTCCTCGTCGTTGCCCGCGTCGGCCAGGGCCTTTTTCACGTCCATCATGCCTGCGCCGGTCATTTCACGCAGCTTCTTGATTGATTCCAACATGGTTGTTCCTCCTGGGGGTTAGGGGTGGGGCTAAGCTTGTGGAGACAAAAACAGGGGGCGCGGCCGGCTCACCGCGCAGCGACGCCCCCCACCTTGAGACGGTTTAGCTGCGGCCCTGCGTGGTGGTGACCTGGGCGGTGTCGCCCCCCTCACCCTGCTCGGCAGCCGCCGTGTCAGCGTTCTCGCCTTCCACGCGCTCGCCCGACACGTCCTCGCCGCCGCCACGCGCCTCGACCAGCAGGTCGCCGATACGGTGCGTGATCAGCTGGATGCTGCGGATCGCGTCGTCGTTGCCAGGAACGATGTAGTCGATCACGTCCGGGTCAGAGTCGGTATCGGCCAGTGCAATGACGGGAATGCCCAGCTTGTTGGCCTCCTGCACGGCGATGACTTCCTTGGTGGGGTCCACCACGAAGATCGCGTCGGGCAGGCGGTTCATCTTGCGGATGCCGCCCACAAAGCGCAGCAGACGCTCGCGCTCGGCGCCCAGGGCGATGCGCTCGGCCTTGCCGCGGTCATTGATGCGCTCGGACTCGAACAGGTCGTCGAGTTCGTTCAGGCGGTCAATGCGGGTGCGGATGGTCTTGAAGTTGGTGAGCATGCCGCCCAGCCAGCGGCTGGTCACGAAGGGCATGCCGGTGCGGCGCGCTTCGAGTTCCACGATTTCCTGAGCCTGCTTCTTGGTGCCGACGAACAGGATGACGCCGCCGCGCTCGGCCAGTTCCTTGATGAAATCGAAGCTACGGTCCACCTGCTTCAGGGTCTTCTGCAGATCAATGATGAAAATGCCGTTGCGCTCGGCGAAGATGAAGCGCTTGAACTTGGGGTTCCAGCGCTTGGTTTCGTGACCGAAGTGAACTCCGGCTTCCAGCAGTTGCTTCATGCTGATGTAAGACATGGTGGCGCTCCATAAGCGTTGAGTGGGAAGAGTTTGCCGTCCTCGTGCCAGCCCAGCGGTCAGATCTCGCCGGCTCTTGGGCCAGGCCGGTGCGCGACGCTTGAGCGCGCACGGCGGGTCACGGGGGCACCCAACCGAAGAGTATAGCGCGTCCAGCGAGATCAGGGAAGGCGTGGGCGGCGGCGCACGCTCACAGCTCCCGCCAGGCTGCTGGCCACCTCCACCGGACAGACAGGGCTGGCCCCCTGCCTTAGCACGGGCACAAGCAAAGCCCCTCTGCCACATTGGGAGAGGGGACCGTGTTTAGAGGCATCTGGGGCAGACAGACGGCCAGCGCGCCTCAATTCAGTTCAGGCGAACGCTGTTGGTCAGGTTGCGGATCACAGCCTCGTTGCGCGAATAGTCCTTGACCTTGCCGGCAATGGTCATCACCAGCATGCGGCCCCCGGCGCTGGTCACCATCAGTTCGCGGCGCAGGTCATCGTCCTGGCCGGGCGTGGTGAACACAAACTGTGCCCAAGGCGAGCCGCCCACCTGCACCAGCGTGGCCTTGAGGGACTTGACGTTCGGCACCTGCGCACGGATCACAGCGGGGAACTGCGCCACGAGTTTGTCGATCTCGTTGGACGCCAGTTTGCTGGTCCGCCACTCGAAGGCCACGCTGACCTTACGGTCCTCGGTCATGAAGACTGCGTCGGGACGCCCCGCCGCCGAGGGAAAGGCAGCGCGAATCCCGGCCTGGTTCAGGGTCAGCAGTTTGGCATTGGGTTCCACTGAGAGAGGCAGGCTTGCCAGTTTTACCGGCACCGCATGGGCCTGGCCTGGAATCAGCAGACCCGCCAGCAGGGTCACGGTCAGAAGAGGACGGATCATTTCGCTGTCAACCCTAACCTTCCCTGCACAGCAGCTTATGAGCCGGCTGTGAGGAACGTGCGGCGCGCTGTCAACCGGGCATCAGGTTCTGGGGGCCGGGTGTTGCGGAGCCTCGGCAGCTGGCGGGCCGAGCAGCAGTTGCACGAAGGCCAGATCCAGCCAGCGCCCGAACTTGCGTCCCACCTGGCGAAACTCAGCCACCTGCACAAAGCCCAGCCGCGCGTGAAAGGCCAGGCTGCCCGCGTTGCTGGCGTCCACCCCACCCACCATGACGTGAAAGCCCCTGGCCCGCGCGTCCGCGATCAGCGCGAGCATCAGCAGGTGGCCCAGGCCCGAGCCGCGCCGGTCCTCCCGGACGTAGATGCTGTGTTCCACCGTACCCGCGTAACCGGGTTTTTCCCGGAAGGGGCCGTAGGTCGCCCAGCCGATCACCCTGTCGCCAGTCACCTCGCCCGGCTCCTCCAGCACCAGGACAGGCCAGCCCGCCACCTGCTTGTGGTCAAACCAGGCCAGCCGGGTCTCCAGCACCACAGGTTCCAGGTCATACGAGGCGGTGGTGTGCAGGACCGCGTGGTTGTAGATCTCCAGCATGGCCGGGACATCGGCGCGGGTGGCCGGGCGGACGCGGGGTGGCATCAGACCTTCAACTCGCCGGAGGGGGTGGTCTCTGCCGGTCTGCCAAAACGGTCTTCCAGAAAGCGCTGGTGGGTCAGCAGTTCGCGCCCGCCGACCTGAAGGGTGGTGTCTATGATGTCCTGCACGGCGTGCAGCAGCAGATCGAGCTGTTCGCACAGTAGGTCCCGCCCGGTCTTGTCACCCTCGATGGGCACCGAATCCGCCCGCGTACGCGGCAGCTTCAGGTAGCCGTTGACGGCGGTGGGCACGTACTCCTCACGAATGGCGCGGGCCAGGTACCCGGCCTCGCTGCCCTGCTGGCCCAGCCCGTGCAGCTGCGCCAGCGCCTCTTTCGTCCGTAGATTCAGGGCCACCAGCTGCGCGCGGGCCTCGCCGGGCAGGCGGCTGTCGCGCATCCAGTTGGTGTAGGGATCGCTGGGCGCAGGCGCGTCGGCGCTGGAGCGGGGGACTGTACGCTGCGACTGGGTAGACGCAAACGCTTCCTTCTCCCGCCCCCTGTCGCCGAAACAGGAGCCGCAGGGAAAGCCTCCGGCGTGTTCGGGCAGCCCGGCGGGCGACTTTGAAACACTGGAAGTCGAGGAGGCATCCAGGGCCTTTGCAGGTCGGTTGACGAACGAGAAAGCAGCGGTGAGCAGCCAGATCAGGCCCATGACCGAGAGCGGAAAGACCAGCCAGGTCGCGCCCGCCAGCATGAAAAAACCGGAGGCCACCAGCGCCGCCAGCAGCGCGGGCCAGCGCCGCCGCCAGTGGCCAAACGCGGTGGAACCGAAGTAGCCCAGCAGCATTCCCGCCGCCGGATGTGCCACCCACCCCGCGCCCAGCACGGCCAGAACCAGCAGCAAGGCTGACGCAAACGCCACCGCCTCCCACCGCCGTCCCCGTCCGGAGAACAGCACCACGCTGAACAGGCCCAGCGCCATCCCGGCCGCCGGATGAACGATCCACACCACCGCCTCTACCACGTCAACTTCCCTGCACCAGGCATGCCCCAGCGTACCGCCCGGGTGGGGCACAGCACGCGGGCCGGAGCACCTCCGGCCACCCCTAAAGATTGCACCGCGTTCAACTTCAGCCGCCGGCCCCACACCTGCCATTAGCCTGGACAGCATGAAGACTGCCGCATTTCTGGGCCTGGGAGCGATGGGCGGGCCGATGGCCGCCGCGCTGGCCCGCCGCGCCGCCGACACCGGGGGCCGCGTGCTGGTGTGGAACCGCCACGCAGACCGGGCGCAGGCCCACGCCGCCGAGCACGGCACGCAGGCCGCCTCGCTGCCGGACGTGGGCGAGGCAGAGGTGATCTTCACCTGCTTGCCCACCAGCGCGGACGTGAACGAGGTGATGGAGCAGTTGGAGCCGCACCTTCGGCCCGGCGCGGTCTGGGTGGACTGCACCAGCGGCCACCCGGACGCGGCGCGGGCGCAGCGGGCGCGGCTGCTGGAGCGCGGCGTGAAGTTTCTGGACGCCCCGGTCAGCGGTGGCGTGAGCGGCGCAAAGACCGGCACCCTGACGGTGATGCTGGGCGGCCCGGCGGATGAGGTGGAGGCGGTGCGCGGCGCGCTGGCCTTTGCGGGCCGGGCCGTGCATGTGGGCGACACCGGGGCAGGTTTTGCAGTCAAGGCCGTCAACAACGCGCTGCTGGCGGTCAACCTGTGGGCGGCGGGCGAGGGCCTCGCGGCGCTGGCCAGGAGTGGAGTGGAACTGGGCGCGGCGCTGGACGTGATCAACGCCAGCAGCGGGCGCAGCAACGCCACCGAGCACCTGATTCCCGACCGCGTGCTGACCCGCGCCTTCCCCCCCACCTTCGGGCTGGGCCTGCTGGCCAAGGACACGGGCATTGCGTTGGACGTGGTGGACAATGTCAGGGGCAGCGCACCGGTGCTGGCCCAGGTGGCCGCCCTGTGCCGCGCCGCCGCGCAGATGATTGGCCCGGACGAGGACCACAGCGCCATGCTGAAGCTGATAGAGCAGATGAACGGACAGGAGATCAGATGACACAGGAAACCGCACCGACCCGCAACCCGCAGTTCGCCGTCGCCACCGACGGGGGCCTGGACGCTTTCGAGGGACTCCACAATGCCGTGCCGGTCGCGCCGTTCTCGGTCAACTTCGGGGACCGGAGCTACCGCACCGACGAGATTTCACGCGAGGACCTGTTCAAGGAACTGCAGACCAACCCGCAGCACCCCACCAGCAGCCAGCCCACGCCGCAGGAATGGGCCGACGCGGTCCGCGCCGCGGCAGGCGCTGATGCGGTGGAGCCAGAGGGAACGCCGCCGCAGGTGCTGGCCGTGACCATCAGCGCGGGCCTCAGCGGCAGCCGTAACGCCGCAGATCAGGCGCGAAGCGTACTGGACGGCATCGACGTGCGCCTGCACGACTCGGGCACGCTCAGCGCGGCGCAGGCGTTTCAGGTGCATGCCGCGCAGACCGCCGCCCTGCGGGGCGAGTCGCTGGAAACGGCCCTGGAGTGGGTCCGCGCCGTGCAGCAGGAAACCGAACTGTATTTCACCATCGAGACGCTGGAATACCTGCGCCGCGGCGGCCGCATCGGGCGGGTGCAGGCCACGCTGGGCGGGCTGCTGAACCTCAAGCCGGTCATCACCGTGGACAAGGCCACCGGCACCTACACCAACGTGAGCCGCGCCCGCAGTTACAAGGGCGGCATCGAGGCGGTGGGCCAGCAGGTCACCCGGACCTACGGCGAGGGCACGCCGCTGCGCGTGGGTCTGCTGTACGGCACCGTGCGCGAGGACACCGACGCCCTGCTGGAGCAGCTCAAGGGGCGCCACCCCATCGTGTGGTCCGGCGCGGTGGGCATCAATCCGGTGCTGAACGTCCACACCGGACCGCGTGCGCTGGGCGTGGCGGCAGCACCCGGCAAGTGGCCCTGGGAGCGCGACACCCCGTAAGCCTGCCCTGCCGGGTCAGGCCTGAGTGAACGGGAGCGTTCCGTTTGCCCCTGCGCCCCCGCGGAGCCAGCCCACCACGGCGGCGCGGGCCTCGGGGCGAAAGCCGTAGGCCAGCAGTGCGGGGGCGTCCACGTCTAGCACGGCGTAGGGGTTGTACAGGCACAGGTGCAGGTCCGGCTGCACGCCGATCAGGGCCGGGTGACGGTGGCGGCCCGTGGTGGCCAGCACCACCGGGTCACCAGCGGCGCGGGCGGCGGCCCAGTCGATCTGCTCAGGCGTCTCGAAGGGCCGCAGCGTCACGTCGTAGATCTGCCCCAGCTCGCGGGCCAGGGTCTCGGCGTCCGCACCCGCCTCGCTGACGTTTTCGCGGGCGGGCTGGCGGTGCGCGATCAGGGTGATGCGGGCACCGGGCGGCGGCGCAACCGGGTGGCGGTAGGCAGTCAGGCCCCCGGCCCAGGCGCGGCGGAACAGGGCCGCGTCGTCCTGCGGCTCGAATGTGGCGTCCGCGCCAGCCGGGTACTGCCGCGCCAGCTGGCGCAGCCGTTCCAGGCTGGCCTGCGTCTCCTGCCGGTTCAGGCGGCCTTCCAGCGCCGCACCGATGGCCCCCAGCGTGGCCTCCTGCGCCTCGCGGCGGCCCAGGGCCATCACCAGATCGGCCCCGGCCTCCAGCGCCAGCACCCCAGCCTCGCCTCGCCCGTAGTTGTCGTCGATGGCCCGCATGCCCATGCTGTCGGTGACGGTCACGCCGCCGTAGCCCCACTCCTGGCGCAGCAACCCGGTCAGGATGCGGCGCGAGAGGGTGGCGGGATGCACGCCGTCCAGCGCGGGGTACACGATGTGGGCGGTCATGACGGCGGGCGTCTGGGACAGCAGGTCACGGAAAGGGACGAACTCGGTGGCCTCCAGTTCGGCGCGGGTCTTGTCCACGCGCGGCAGCGCCAGATGGCTGTCCACCCGCGTGTCGCCGTGGCCCGGAAAATGCTTGACGCAAGCAGCCACCCCCGCCGCCGCGTGGCCCGCCAGCGCCGCCCGCCCGTGCCGCGTGACCAGCGCCGGGTCCGCGCCAAAGGCCCGCTCGCCGATCACCGGGTTGGCCGGACTCACGTTGACGTCCAGCACCGGCGCAAAGTTCCAGTTGATGCCCACGCCGCGCAGCTGCCGGGCCAGCGCCGCCGAAACCTCCCGGGTCAGGGCCGTGTCGTCCGCCGCGCCCAGGGCCATGGCACTGGGCGCAAACGGCCAGAAGTCCGGGCGCAGAATCGCGCCGCCCTCGTGGTCCAGGGCAATCAGGGCGTCGTCTCCCAGCACCTCACGCAGGTCCGCGCACAGCCGGGCCAGCTGCCCCGGCGACTCGATGTTCTTACCGAACAGACACACGCTGCGGACGCCGTATCGTCTCAGGTGGGCGGCTGTGTCGGCGTCCAGGGCGGGACCAGGAATGTCCACCATCACGAACGCGCCGGGCAGCAGGGGCTGGTCAGTCATGGGCCGCAGGGTAACGCGCGACGGGTCAGGCCGGACGCAGATGAGGCGGG
This DNA window, taken from Deinococcus aerolatus, encodes the following:
- a CDS encoding DegV family protein is translated as MTQETAPTRNPQFAVATDGGLDAFEGLHNAVPVAPFSVNFGDRSYRTDEISREDLFKELQTNPQHPTSSQPTPQEWADAVRAAAGADAVEPEGTPPQVLAVTISAGLSGSRNAADQARSVLDGIDVRLHDSGTLSAAQAFQVHAAQTAALRGESLETALEWVRAVQQETELYFTIETLEYLRRGGRIGRVQATLGGLLNLKPVITVDKATGTYTNVSRARSYKGGIEAVGQQVTRTYGEGTPLRVGLLYGTVREDTDALLEQLKGRHPIVWSGAVGINPVLNVHTGPRALGVAAAPGKWPWERDTP
- a CDS encoding glycoside hydrolase family 3 protein encodes the protein MTDQPLLPGAFVMVDIPGPALDADTAAHLRRYGVRSVCLFGKNIESPGQLARLCADLREVLGDDALIALDHEGGAILRPDFWPFAPSAMALGAADDTALTREVSAALARQLRGVGINWNFAPVLDVNVSPANPVIGERAFGADPALVTRHGRAALAGHAAAGVAACVKHFPGHGDTRVDSHLALPRVDKTRAELEATEFVPFRDLLSQTPAVMTAHIVYPALDGVHPATLSRRILTGLLRQEWGYGGVTVTDSMGMRAIDDNYGRGEAGVLALEAGADLVMALGRREAQEATLGAIGAALEGRLNRQETQASLERLRQLARQYPAGADATFEPQDDAALFRRAWAGGLTAYRHPVAPPPGARITLIAHRQPARENVSEAGADAETLARELGQIYDVTLRPFETPEQIDWAAARAAGDPVVLATTGRHRHPALIGVQPDLHLCLYNPYAVLDVDAPALLAYGFRPEARAAVVGWLRGGAGANGTLPFTQA